One Rosa chinensis cultivar Old Blush chromosome 3, RchiOBHm-V2, whole genome shotgun sequence DNA window includes the following coding sequences:
- the LOC112194689 gene encoding phosphoserine aminotransferase 2, chloroplastic-like produces MAMATSPHSLLLQNPTPTFLKNPKLPFIAVPMTSTRISPTTTAKPIWIKCAATTTPIQDLCLNPPESQDRVFNLAAGPANLQENVLKKAQSELYNWRGSGMSVMEMSHCGKEFSSIIQKAESDLRTLLNIPQEYFVLFLQGGATTQFTAIPLNLYKLDDKVDYLVTESWGDKAFKEAQKYSKAKIWHAFFGTPRAQNDLTVLGGSHLFDAVIAGQSPHLKYYVNETPYEFGYYLADGIYPKWATLVQFIRQPENEQEEYFFTKQEAYRKYVENAFGILQARFAIVRQPARGWDKDSLSTIMLPCIILHNMIVEDERDDYYND; encoded by the exons ATGGCAATGGCAACCTCACCTCACTCCCTCCTCCTCCAAAACCCAACTCCCACTTTCCTTAAAAACCCCAAACTACCCTTCATCGCCGTCCCCATGACCTCCACCCGAATCTCCCCCACCACCACCGCAAAACCCATCTGGATCAAATGCGCTGCCACCACGACCCCAATCCAAGATCTCTGCCTGAACCCGCCCGAGTCCCAAGATCGGGTCTTCAACTTGGCCGCCGGCCCCGCCAACCTCCAGGAGAACGTCCTCAAGAAGGCCCAATCGGAGCTTTACAACTGGCGCGGATCTGGCATGAGCGTCATGGAAATGAGCCACTGCGGCAAGGAATTCTCCTCCATAATCCAGAAGGCCGAGTCCGACCTCCGAACCCTCTTGAATATTCCCCAAGAATATTTCGTCCTCTTCCTCCAAGGCGGCGCCACCACCCAGTTCACTGCTATCCCACTCAATCTGTACAAGCTCGATGATAAAGTGGATTATTTGGTCACCGAGTCCTGGGGCGACAAGGCCTTCAAGGAAGCCCAGAAGTACAGCAAGGCCAAG ATCTGGCATGCTTTCTTTGGAACCCCGAGAGCTCAAAATGACCTCACTGTTCTCGGAGGCTCCCATTTGTTTGATGCTGTCATAGCAGGTCAGTCACCACATCTTAAATACTATGTTAATGAGACTCCTTATGAGTTTGGGTACTATCTTGCTGATGGTATTTACCCTAAGTGGGCGACGCTGGTGCAATTTATCAGACAACCTGAGAATGAGCAGGAGGAGTATTTTTTCACAAAACAGGAGGCATACCGAAAATATGTTGAAAATGCATTTGGAATTCTACAAGCACGATTTGCAATAGTTAGGCAACCTGCAAGAGGTTGGGATAAAGATTCATTATCGACAATCATGTTGCCTTGCATAATACTTCATAACATGATTGTGGAGGATGAGCGAGATGACTACTATAATGATTAG
- the LOC112193035 gene encoding thioredoxin-like 1-1, chloroplastic produces MADVVVSKTNLFSSCHHHHQHISVFPKTWNQSSLSFSSKTDFHGKRIGLQQLRRPLPSARDPPQFQAINSQLQAPGFRIGKAHRWWEKGIQPNMKEVTSAQDLVDSLSNAGDKLVVLDFFSPGCGGCKALHPKICQFADMNPDVQFLQVNYEEHKSMCYSLNVHVLPFFRFYRGAHGRVCSFSCTNATIKKFKDALAKHKPERCSLGPTKGLEEKELLALSANKDLKFTYTPKQVEFVPAKASEEMIVAAPSRSNSESLPLPSTTLKSGQISEERNMVSAGR; encoded by the exons atggcgGATGTGGTTGTGAGCAAAACCAACTTGTTTTCATCAtgccaccatcatcatcaacacATCTCTGTGTTTCCAAAGACTTGGAATCAATCATCGTTGTCATTCTCATCAAAGACGGACTTTCATGGCAAACGGATTGGGCTTCAACAACTTAGACGACCCCTTCCCTCTGCAAGGGATCCGCCGCAATTCCAAGCCATTAATTCACAGCTTCAG GCGCCGGGTTTTCGAATCGGTAAAGCTCATAGATGGTGGGAAAAGGGGATCCAACCCAACATGAAAGAGGTGACGTCAGCACAAGACCTTGTGGATTCCCTCTCAAACGCAGGAGATAAGCTTGTCGTCCTTGATTTCTTCTCTCCCGGTTGTGGTGGCTGCAAAGCTCTTCATCCCAAG ATATGTCAGTTCGCTGATATGAACCCAGATGTTCAGTTTCTTCAGGTGAACTATGAGGAACACAAATCCATGTGTTATAGCCTCAATGTTCATGTCCTACCCTTCTTTCGCTTCTACAGAGGAGCTCATGGTCGTGTATGCAGCTTTAGCTGCACAAACGCCACG ATCAAAAAATTTAAAGATGCGTTAGCCAAGCACAAGCCAGAGCGCTGCAGCCTTGGGCCAACTAAGGGGTTGGAGGAGAAAGAGCTCCTCGCACTTTCTGCTAATAAAGATCTTAAATTCACCTACACCCCTAAACAAGTTGAATTTGTGCCTGCAAAAGCATCAGAGGAAATGATTGTGGCAGCACCATCTCGTTCAAACTCGGAATCTCTTCCTCTACCTTCAACAACTTTGAAGTCTGGTCAAATCTCCGAGGAGAGAAACATGGTCAGTGCTGGGAGATGA
- the LOC112192965 gene encoding PHD finger protein ING2 isoform X3 gives MAIARTGVYVDDYLEYASTLPAELQRLLNTIRELDERSQSMIHQTRQQTKHCLGLSKKWNSEEDEASIDKMRKEIEANQENAVSLCTEKIDSHVKRLDEDLNHFAEDLKQEGKISPDEPAILPPLPIVVPKTEKRKPIYGTPQSKRFDYRDREWDRERDRDFELMPPPGSHKKEYAIPMDADQPIDPNEPTYCVCHQVSFGDMIACDNENCQGGEWFHYACVGLTPETRFKGKWYCPTCRLQPQGQ, from the exons ATGGCAATCGCCAGGACGGGAGTGTACGTAGACGACTATCTTGAAT ACGCAAGTACGTTGCCTGCTGAGCTGCAGAGGCTTCTGAACACAATTCGAGAACTGGACGAACGCTCTCAAT CGATGATACACCAGACGAGGCAGCAGACCAAGCACTGCTTGGGATTGTCAAAGAAATGGAACAGCGAAGAAGATGAGGCCTCCATTGACAAAATGCGTAAAGAAATTGAAGCCAATCAGGAGAATGCAGTCAGTCTCTGTACTGAGAAG ATAGATAGTCATGTGAAACGACTCGACGAGGATCTGAACCACTTTGCAGAAGATTTAAAGCAAG AAGGAAAAATATCACCCGATGAACCAGCAATTCTTCCTCCATTACCCATAGTAGTCCCCAAAACTGAAAAACGAAAGCCCATTTATGGAACACCTCAATCAAAAAGGTTTGATTATAGGGATAGGGAATGGGATCGAGAGCGTGACAGGGACTTTGAGCTCATGCCGCCCCCAGGAAGCCACAAAAAGGAATATGCTATTCCCATGGATGCTGATCAACCAATTGATCCAAATGAACCTACCTACTGTGTTTGCCATCAG GTGTCTTTTGGAGATATGATTGCCTGTGACAATGAAAAT TGCCAAGGAGGCGAATGGTTCCATTACGCATGTGTTGGGCTCACACCAGAGACGAGATTCAAGGGAAAGTGGTATTGTCCAACATGCAGACTACAACCACAAGGTCAATAG
- the LOC112194690 gene encoding uncharacterized protein LOC112194690 has translation MNNLWDQIRRSQDEDDEEMMATNAIVMAAVAQESGNQHRGRGSHPGRAPNEERFREERGKGMLADYFVDRPVFKDAEFRTRYRMSLNLFQRISTDLCQYDRYFVQRSDATDKVGLLPEQKMTAALRMLAYGARADQCAEYCRMAKSTSVAALQHFTRGIVDLYSTKYLRAPTAADLR, from the coding sequence ATGAACAATTTGTGGGATCAAATTCGACGGTCTCaggatgaggatgatgaagagatgatggCCACTAACGCCATTGTCATGGCTGCAGTCGCTCAAGAATCTGGAAACCAACACCGAGGGCGCGGTTCTCATCCGGGTCGTGCACCAAATGAGGAACGATTTAGAGAAGAAAGGGGCAAAGGTATGTTGGCCGACTACTTTGTCGATCGGCCAGTGTTCAAAGATGCGGAGTTCCGAACACGTTACAGGATGAGTCTCAATCTCTTCCAGCGTATATCTACTGACCTTTGCCAGTATGATCGTTACTTTGTTCAAAGGTCAGATGCTACTGACAAAGTCGGACTGCTTCCGGAGCAGAAGATGACAGCTGCCTTGCGAATGCTTGCGTACGGTGCAAGGGCAGATCAATGTGCTGAGTATTGTAGGATGGCGAAATCCACCTCCGTTGCAGCCCTTCAGCACTTCACACGAGGAATTGTTGATCTTTACTCAACAAAATACCTCCGCGCTCCAACTGCAGCCGACCTCAGATGA
- the LOC112194687 gene encoding uncharacterized protein LOC112194687, with protein sequence MVWSPASNATLTLNVDGAFLSQLTKGGLGGALRDSRGIVHAAYQIAAPFVSSALHAELLAIKVGLQLLSLHNFQSVCIQSDCLLVVQDINGNSTNHTEYGTLIEDIQFMLQQLQQIHVSYTPRTCNKIAHRLANLAFESEQTMYWIQETPDCIRDIVLKELPPLT encoded by the coding sequence ATGGTCTGGAGCCCAGCAAGCAATGCTACTCTTACTCTGAATGTGGATGGAGCTTTCCTTTCTCAACTCACTAAGGGTGGTCTGGGAGGAGCTCTCCGAGACTCACGTGGAATAGTTCATGCTGCTTATCAAATTGCAGCTCCTTTCGTCAGCTCGGCTTTACATGCTGAACTTCTGGCAATCAAAGTAGGTCTGCAACTACTTAGTCTGCATAACTTCCAGTCTGTGTGTATCCAATCTGATTGTTTGTTAGTTGTCCAAGACATTAATGGCAATTCTACCAATCATACAGAGTATGGTACTTTGATTGAGGACATTCAGTTCATGCTGCAACAACTGCAGCAAATCCATGTATCTTATACTCCTCGTACTTGTAACAAGATAGCTCACAGATTAGCCAATTTAGCTTTTGAATCCGAGCAGACTATGTATTGGATTCAAGAAACTCCGGATTGCATCCGCGACATTGTACTAAAGGAGCTTCCTCCTCTTACTTAG
- the LOC112192965 gene encoding PHD finger protein ING2 isoform X2: MAIARTGVYVDDYLEYASTLPAELQRLLNTIRELDERSQSMIHQTRQQTKHCLGLSKKWNSEEDEASIDKMRKEIEANQENAVSLCTEKVLLAKQAYDLIDSHVKRLDEDLNHFAEDLKQEGKISPDEPAILPPLPIVVPKTEKRKPIYGTPQSKRFDYRDREWDRERDRDFELMPPPGSHKKEYAIPMDADQPIDPNEPTYCVCHQVSFGDMIACDNENCQGGEWFHYACVGLTPETRFKGKWYCPTCRLQPQG; the protein is encoded by the exons ATGGCAATCGCCAGGACGGGAGTGTACGTAGACGACTATCTTGAAT ACGCAAGTACGTTGCCTGCTGAGCTGCAGAGGCTTCTGAACACAATTCGAGAACTGGACGAACGCTCTCAAT CGATGATACACCAGACGAGGCAGCAGACCAAGCACTGCTTGGGATTGTCAAAGAAATGGAACAGCGAAGAAGATGAGGCCTCCATTGACAAAATGCGTAAAGAAATTGAAGCCAATCAGGAGAATGCAGTCAGTCTCTGTACTGAGAAGGTTTTGCTCGCAAAACAAGCTTATGACCTG ATAGATAGTCATGTGAAACGACTCGACGAGGATCTGAACCACTTTGCAGAAGATTTAAAGCAAG AAGGAAAAATATCACCCGATGAACCAGCAATTCTTCCTCCATTACCCATAGTAGTCCCCAAAACTGAAAAACGAAAGCCCATTTATGGAACACCTCAATCAAAAAGGTTTGATTATAGGGATAGGGAATGGGATCGAGAGCGTGACAGGGACTTTGAGCTCATGCCGCCCCCAGGAAGCCACAAAAAGGAATATGCTATTCCCATGGATGCTGATCAACCAATTGATCCAAATGAACCTACCTACTGTGTTTGCCATCAG GTGTCTTTTGGAGATATGATTGCCTGTGACAATGAAAAT TGCCAAGGAGGCGAATGGTTCCATTACGCATGTGTTGGGCTCACACCAGAGACGAGATTCAAGGGAAAGTGGTATTGTCCAACATGCAGACTACAACCACAAG GGTAG
- the LOC112192965 gene encoding PHD finger protein ING2 isoform X1, with amino-acid sequence MAIARTGVYVDDYLEYASTLPAELQRLLNTIRELDERSQSMIHQTRQQTKHCLGLSKKWNSEEDEASIDKMRKEIEANQENAVSLCTEKVLLAKQAYDLIDSHVKRLDEDLNHFAEDLKQEGKISPDEPAILPPLPIVVPKTEKRKPIYGTPQSKRFDYRDREWDRERDRDFELMPPPGSHKKEYAIPMDADQPIDPNEPTYCVCHQVSFGDMIACDNENCQGGEWFHYACVGLTPETRFKGKWYCPTCRLQPQGQ; translated from the exons ATGGCAATCGCCAGGACGGGAGTGTACGTAGACGACTATCTTGAAT ACGCAAGTACGTTGCCTGCTGAGCTGCAGAGGCTTCTGAACACAATTCGAGAACTGGACGAACGCTCTCAAT CGATGATACACCAGACGAGGCAGCAGACCAAGCACTGCTTGGGATTGTCAAAGAAATGGAACAGCGAAGAAGATGAGGCCTCCATTGACAAAATGCGTAAAGAAATTGAAGCCAATCAGGAGAATGCAGTCAGTCTCTGTACTGAGAAGGTTTTGCTCGCAAAACAAGCTTATGACCTG ATAGATAGTCATGTGAAACGACTCGACGAGGATCTGAACCACTTTGCAGAAGATTTAAAGCAAG AAGGAAAAATATCACCCGATGAACCAGCAATTCTTCCTCCATTACCCATAGTAGTCCCCAAAACTGAAAAACGAAAGCCCATTTATGGAACACCTCAATCAAAAAGGTTTGATTATAGGGATAGGGAATGGGATCGAGAGCGTGACAGGGACTTTGAGCTCATGCCGCCCCCAGGAAGCCACAAAAAGGAATATGCTATTCCCATGGATGCTGATCAACCAATTGATCCAAATGAACCTACCTACTGTGTTTGCCATCAG GTGTCTTTTGGAGATATGATTGCCTGTGACAATGAAAAT TGCCAAGGAGGCGAATGGTTCCATTACGCATGTGTTGGGCTCACACCAGAGACGAGATTCAAGGGAAAGTGGTATTGTCCAACATGCAGACTACAACCACAAGGTCAATAG
- the LOC121052332 gene encoding uncharacterized protein LOC121052332 — MIGSIDCMHWQWKNCPTGWAGEYSGRKQIPTIILEAVASYDTWIWHAFFGVPGACNDLNVLAKSPLFDELTAGRAPLVQFQVNNRAHNLGYYLADGIYPRWATFLKTVRNPTRPKEIEFAKAQEGYRKDVERCFGILQSRFGIIRGAARGWHKEDLRYIMLTCIILHNMIVENQRPEDSDDELESDDEEDNNMRPRIAEVWEGPTGKDFDHVGRDAHHMNGFMDRYQQIRSEQCHSNL; from the coding sequence ATGATTGGGAGCATCGACTGTATGcattggcaatggaagaattgtccGACAGGTTGGGCTGGAGAATATAGTGGTAGGAAACAGATCCCCACTATCATCCTGGAAGCAGTCGCATCTTACGACACCTGGATTTGGCACGCATTCTTTGGAGTGCCTGGGGCATGCAACGACCTGAATGTCTTGGCAAAGTCTCCATTGTTTGATGAGCTTACCGCCGGTAGAGCACCTCTTGTCCAATTCCAAGTTAACAACAGAGCTCACAATCTAGGGTACTATCTAGCCGACGGTATTTATCCTCGATGGGCGACTTTCTTGAAAACTGTTCGAAATCCTACACGCCCCAAGGAAATTGAGTTTGCAAAGGCTCAAGAGGGGTATAGGAAGGATGTAGAAAGATGTTTTGGTATATTACAGTCACGGTTTGGTATTATTCGAGGAGCTGCTCGTGGGTGGCATAAAGAGGACCTTCGATACATTATGTTGAcgtgtattatattacacaacatgattgtCGAAAATCAACGACCTGAAGATAGCGATGATGAGTTGGAGTCCGATGATGAGGAGGATAATAATATGAGGCCCAGGATTGCTGAGGTATGGGAGGGACCAACCGGTAAAGACTTTGATCATGTTGGTAGAGATGCTCATCATATGAACGGATTCATGGACCGCTACCAACAAATTAGATCTGAGCAGTGTCACTCCAACCTTTAG